Within Spinacia oleracea cultivar Varoflay chromosome 4, BTI_SOV_V1, whole genome shotgun sequence, the genomic segment ctttttataattttttcagaTATATACAATTAGATATATTAATGTTTAAAAgagtgcattggcaaacgtgcctaaataattgtgtcatttaaaaaagaacggagggagtagattgcaatttccaagtaaacatcTTTTTACTCTACCCTAAAATTTTGCATTATTCTTTTTACTTCGTCCTATCAAGTACGGAGTTTATTttagttgcgacaacatttagttgtcgcaatcatACGTATAGGGTTTTAAATGGTATATACAGGCGCCACGTAGATCATAcgtcatcaaaatatttttactatgcaatatttttactataaaaatatgtaaatacGTAGTCgatacaaaaaaaaagaaaacaaatacgATTATATTTacaataaattagaatattatgATTTCCTACCTATtatgtaacatgtataatatgtTAGATAAgttaaatacttcctccgtcttttattactcgcaacgtttgttagtttcacgcatgccgatgcacaactttgatcatttatatcttaaattctctttatgcaaaaattataaaaagttgatattttgaaaatacacattgagacgaatctaacaagatcccacatgtctatgttttatcttatataaaaaacactacgaatagtcaaagtagattatatgaatagtggcaaaagtccaaacgttgcgagtattaaaagacggaggaagtattttagtaaccaacataagttggtggagaACTCGCCTTGTGACTTGGAGCTTACAAGTTCAAGCCCTATCAACTGCGAAATGTttgggagtggctcaagcgaTGACCTGCGGAGCTGGGCTGGTTCACCTGTGCTAGGTTAGGTGCTGGTTCAGTTAGGGTCTCTTCTTCTtaccaattaaaaaaaaagttaaatattttagtttttaattaaGTTCATGATTCATGAcatataagcatgtcatgtcatgtcAATCATTATGACACGACTTAAATGTTGTATAGACGGAGTGTGGATGTCGTTTTGAATTGCTAGAATTAATCTGGTAAGTAATATAACCCTGATTTGACGCTATACTTGTACAGATATATGACAGTGGAAGAAAAGTTTGGACTAGCAAAGACGCAGAACAAGAAGCAGCGAAGAAAGAATTCATAGAAAACTTGAAGGTGTTGGAGGCTGAGCTGGGTGATAAAGCTTACTTTGGAGGagatacatttggatatgttgATGTTGCTTTCATTCCATTTTACAGTTGGTTTTATGCGTACGAGAAGTTGGGAAACTTCAGCATTGAGGAGTCTTGCCCAAAGATCATTGAATGGGCAAAGAGATGTTTGCAGAGAGAGACTGTTGCCAAAGCACTCCCTGATCAGAACAAAGTTTACGACTTTATTCTCATGCTTAAGAAGGCGTATGGCATTTAAATGTAGAAACCCATCAACGTACTCTTGCTAAATGTTGTTGGATCTAGTTGTGTTAGGCTGTTAGCCTGGGATCAGATCATGTATGTTCTTTTAATAAATCCAACATTGTCTATGTTTTTTATCAAGGAATTTGTTTGtcaatttgataaaaatctCACAAGTTTATTAACGTGGATCGATTATTGGCCAACTCAGGATCACATGGaaccgggatggaagctctaaccaactgagctatccatcactctctgCTCTGTTTTGCTATATGCTTGTGTGATTTACTGATTTGGCTTTGGATATCTGTTATTCACTTACTCCCCTGTCTTTCAATATCTGTTGTTTTCGTTTCTCGAGTTCCAACTTTTTCAATTTAACTTTAATTTTTAAATGGATAttccctccgttccttaatactcgacctgttttaaccggacacgcttgtcaatgtacaactttgaccaccaattgtTTCAACTACATAtgataaaaacttataaaaatattaatattttgaaaatatattaagatgaaatcAACAATATATTGTATacaaacatttgttttcatatactagaaataaaatagagtcaaagtaaattatgtgaagggacgaagggagtaacaACTATTCCCTCCGTATTCTGTGCAGCCATATTATCAACAAAACGGttttgaatgaaaaatcaatggttcatatattatctttccgaaattccccctattttttctcattAATATCAACCTCCTGACTCTCCCTTCTCATTAATATGAgccattaattttaaaatgtatgatttagatacaactctaccttatagagttttattaaaactctagaggatccgagCTCACAAAACTCACTATTGTTGATCCTAAAAGCAAACAAATACATATGAAGTATCATCTTATCTTCAGGGTGATCAAGGTGACTTAGGGGATGTGCTTAATATAGGGAATGTCTTTTCTAAAGTCTCGCTCATGTTCGAGTAATTTAAGAGAAACTACCAAATGAATCAACATTTAAGAAAAGCGTACAATGAAACACTTCACTATAACATGAAATAGAGAGCaaattatttcattaattaagAGATATAATTCAAGTCCATAAAACATAAATCACGATGGTAGTACCTTCACAGGTCTACGCTTGAAACAACTGGCGCCAACCGGTAATGCTTCAATACAGGAAGATGTTGATTGTCGATTGACCTATACTTCGCTACTTCCACGCTATTAAGCCTAGCTAGGGGAAAGCTAAGTACTAAGGACTAAGGAGAAATAAAGCTAAGACTAATTTGTAATCTTTCTGTTTGAATTATAACACTAGCCTTTGATTCCTGAGATATGGGCCTTCCTTATTTGGGCTTTGGTTGCTGGATCTTTTCATATATTGTGTTGGGCCCTTGTCCCTTATTTATGGACTTATTGAAAGGCTCTTTGTATCTTGCTTATAAAAGAAGGATTGAAAATGTGTATGACAAGTTTGATAAGAAAACTCTTATGTACTCATCCAAAACTATCAAGTGGAGGAGTAAATCATTAAACAACAATAAATTACTTGATTCATCAAACATTATTGAAATAGTTATAATGTTGACTTTTAGGGATGAGTATTGAGTAACTTAGTAATTGCAGGGAGCTTTTAGTCCCCTCttaagaagagagaaaatataATAGGTAACTCTTAATAGTTAATAAATAAGACCTAACTCTTAActccctcttatttagaggttgattAAGACATCCTCTACATAAGAGGTAACTCTTAAAAATAAGAGGGGGGTTTGAGGTGTAGATTTACGCATACTTTTAGACTATTtttctatattaaaaaaaaaacatgtaaaaAAGTATTTAAGAGTTAGTGTATAAGAATTAGCTTATTTCTTGGGTTTGTTGATAGAGAACTCTTAATAAGAGATGGTGATAAGGGCCCTATCCTTTTGGACTTTATTGCAGTTCTATTCAGTTCAGATCCATTCAGTTCAATTTAGTTCAGAAGAACAGAGCCAAGGTGAGAAATTAAGAGTGGGCTTATTATTGATGCTCTTAACAATTCTCAGATGAATTGAATGAAGGAAGTGTGAAAATATCAGTAATGTGTTGTTGTCATGTGACATGTTGTAATAATTTTCAACTTGATCGAGTTATCATCTGCGATTCTAGCACTGCATATTTATGGACTGTCAGGCATTAGGTCTGAATCTGATCTTCCATCCAAGAGTATTCCAAAGTTTGTTATCCTAATGGCCGGCTTTGTAATACGTGTCTGGTCTGATTTCGTCGATTTCCTTTTAACTATTATTGATTAGCCCTcatgatatattttttttacgcATAGCACACCCGGTTCACCGGAGCTTAGCTACGACTACATCCGGATCCGACCCGTGTCGCACACCTTGTTTATGGTGGGTGAGTCTCCCAACAAGAGTTTCTGCATACGGCGAGGCTCGAACTCGAGACCTCCCTTAAACGGCATCAAACTGCTTACCACTTGAGCCAACTCTATGTTGGTTAGCCCCCATGATATTAGCTCATTTGGCTGACATGCATCGACCCCATTAATATCATATCTCACAAGCAAAATCATACTTACTTCCATTTGAACCAAGGCATTAATGTTGTTCAAATTTACAGCACAAGTACAATGTACCCACCCTCAAAATGAGTAACCAATTTTTGTAGATGCAATGGGTTGGTTGGTAGGGAGCTGAGGTCAATAAATTTGTAGTTTATTATTATGTTGGCTAAGGTGGTAACCATTTCTATTGATTGGAATCTAAGTTACAGAGAAATGCACCCTTTTAATTTACATCATCTTATGTTATGGAGCCACATTCCTTGAACGACATAGACATGCCTTCACATTCAGATCATCTGTTGCAGATAAAATATCTCATCTTCTTACATACGAAATCAATTATATACATGCTGGGTGGCAAATATTTCGTATGGTAGCTTCCTTTGTGCGAAATGAGACCTTTTTAAGTTATTGTgattagacctggttattggacagggtagtccaatggatatagggttagggtcaagttaatagggcttttattggtcagggctcttattggacagggcctttattggacagggtcattatagggtcaaacttatactacaattattttaaaaattaaaatagtaatgatacaaaaaattacgtgtatagcttcgtattcacttgtacttgcacatggctcttttgtttttcatttttcattgctcgtttattgacccgcccactaatgacccgctattgacccgcaacccgcttttgacccgtcCATTATCGACCCGTtaaaaatgacccttttaatacccgaccctcttttgacccgccccgaccctgacccgacccgcccgataaccaggtctaattGTGATTCAGCCATATATATGGAGTAGTATTTGTTGAACGCTCTTAGTGCATGTTTAGCATGAATCTAGAGGAAAagaaatggattggaaacatGCACTTAACAAGGAGAAATGGTAACGTCGttaactattattattatttgttgtttgatatatCTAAGCAAAGCAATCCCTTGTACTACGTATCAAATTAGGGATTGATGATGGTAACATGCACCTTGTTATCACAAGGTTAGGGAGGTAACAAAAGTGGTGGTAAATTGGTAATGGTTACCCTTACTCCAAGGAAAAAAATGTTATTTCGCTACATGTCGCTCCTATATAACGATGACGTGACATATCATCATCTTTGAAATGACAACTCATAAAATTTTCTTGATCATGAAAAAATGTTAGTTATAATTCTTGAACGTCCGACCTCTCATTTGTTAATCACACATTTTAACCACTATGCTACAACTCATTTTGTTGTTTATTATACgtttaaaattatattaaatcAATATAATTAGAAAGTGATTTAAATCCTTTCTTAATAGTCTTGCACACTAATTAGTCATTTTTTACGAGTTACTAATCCTTATATGACagtaaaatttataaaagtatACTCAAAGCAAGATACATTGTAAtctaacaaattaaattagactcaaaataagttactccgtatataataatctaattaattCATTTTTATAATATACGGGGTATCGCCCGAGACACTAACTAGTTATTATACCAAACATGCTCTTAGTTCCTTAATCCATATACATATAACCCCATACTAAATAATAACAATCTAGCTAGTCTTCTTATCATTCGTTGAATTTGTGATTGACATCTTAGCAAAATATGGTCGCTATTTACCTCAATGCCTCATTAACATGAGTTGTGCACTTGTAGGTACTAATTGCCCATTTCATTTGAGAGTGACCGATTGTTGTAACGTTTTCTAGACCGACCAACCGGCTTTAGCATTGgatgattgttcttcaattccatGGTGGTAGTGTGGTACGTACTTTTCCCGGTAATTGACATACTCTCCCGTCTCAAAATTATATTCttgttttttaatttgggcGTTCTAAAATTATAGTGTTGTTTCTAATTTTAGCTATTAAGATCCCCACTTTTATGTACTATACTACGTACttcgtattaattaaaaatgcattgaaaatCTCACACATGTACTATATTATCTTTTCTGTGTACTTTATTCTACTTTTCCATcaaactcaatcatcatttgtactttattctactttttcatgtactatattccatttttcttaaaacccgtaCTTTTTGTCATACTTAACTATGAATATGGGACGGAGTGAGTAGTAATTACATTGTTGTCGTTGAAAACTAGTGGTTGCAATTAATGTATCCTTTAGTACTTCACTTTGTCCCCTTAAAACAAAAGTACTTCAATTTGTTGTCACACGACTAGCCAAAGTATTTTTCTTCATTACTAATGGGCTGAATTAAAATAGCTCTTAATATCTATTTAATTTCCATGAATTAGAAGATGGTCatcccgttgtcgtcccgttatcgatTTTGGGTCAATTGAAAACAACCTCTCTGTAATGACatgggtaaggttgcgtacgtccgaccccccttaccctgcttcttgcgggagcctctttgagacagtgcggtaatgataatgatgactaGTCAAATAACGTGATTCACAAAACGACCACTTAATTAAACTTAATCGGATTTTTTAAACTTGATGTAGCATCATATCTTTCTCTAAATGGCACTTAAATTTTCTGAAATCATCAATTATATCAAGTCTCAACTTGAGAAAAAAACTCCAACTGCAAAACTTCTTCGCATAATTGAAGTtggtaattataataaaaagtCAACTAAATTATTCATCATTGAAAGAATCCAGATTATTGTTCTTTGTTCATCATTGCCCATTTTGTAGCAAATTATCATGATATATTTGAATAATTAATGTGGCACAATATTAGAACATATATTGCCAAATAAAAAGATGATGGTGATCGATGAACAAATGCTGTTAGATTTAGAAGAGCTGGTTCTAAATGCCAATCGTGGTTG encodes:
- the LOC110779260 gene encoding probable glutathione S-transferase; the protein is MANELVLLDFWPSPFGMRVRIALAEKEVEYEYRDEDLKNKSEFLLKMNPVHKKIPVLVHNNKPINESLIIVQYIDEVWSDKKPLLPSDPHQRAVARFWADFVDKKIYDSGRKVWTSKDAEQEAAKKEFIENLKVLEAELGDKAYFGGDTFGYVDVAFIPFYSWFYAYEKLGNFSIEESCPKIIEWAKRCLQRETVAKALPDQNKVYDFILMLKKAYGI